A stretch of Lathyrus oleraceus cultivar Zhongwan6 chromosome 6, CAAS_Psat_ZW6_1.0, whole genome shotgun sequence DNA encodes these proteins:
- the LOC127097084 gene encoding protein LIGHT-DEPENDENT SHORT HYPOCOTYLS 5, which yields MEAASGGEPPPPPSAQPQPDSSPPTPSRYESQKRRDWNTFQQYLPNHKPPLTLARCSGAHVIEFLKYLDQFGKTKVHVTGCPYFGQPNPPSPCACPLKQAWGSLDALIGRLRAAFEENGGKQESNPFGTKAVRIYLREVREGQAKARGIPYEKKKRKGSTVTTAAIVSTAAAVVTGDGNTNRIELGVTPYNSVSLSAEIV from the coding sequence ATGGAAGCTGCATCGGGTGGAGAACCACCACCGCCACCGTCAGCACAACCTCAACCGGACTCATCACCACCAACACCAAGCCGATACGAGTCACAAAAGCGACGAGACTGGAACACGTTCCAACAGTATCTTCCAAATCACAAACCTCCATTAACCCTAGCACGTTGCAGCGGAGCGCACGTGATTGAGTTTTTGAAATACCTCGATCAATTCGGGAAGACGAAGGTGCACGTGACTGGTTGTCCTTATTTCGGACAACCTAACCCTCCTTCGCCGTGCGCTTGTCCGCTCAAGCAGGCCTGGGGAAGTCTCGACGCTCTCATAGGACGTCTCAGAGCCGCTTTCGAGGAAAACGGCGGTAAACAAGAGAGTAATCCGTTTGGAACTAAAGCGGTTAGGATTTATCTCAGAGAAGTTAGAGAAGGTCAAGCTAAAGCTAGAGGAATTCCTTACGAGAAGAAGAAACGTAAGGGATCCACTGTTACCACCGCTGCTATTGTATCAACCGCAGCAGCGGTGGTAACTGGTGACGGTAACACCAACAGAATTGAACTTGGTGTTACTCCTTACAATTCTGTTAGTCTCAGTGCTGAGATAGTATAG